The Thermovenabulum gondwanense genome segment AGGAAAAACCCGTATACCCCGCCAACGACACCCTCTTTATCGGCGAAGTAGAAAGAATAGGGCACTTTACCGAAGCCTGCAGAGCCTGCGGCGAATGCGAACTTGCCTGGACCGGAGGCATATGCCCCGTAACAAAATGCGCTAAAGGGCTATTAAACGGGCCCTGCGGCGGTGCAAAAAACGGAAAATGCGA includes the following:
- a CDS encoding methylenetetrahydrofolate reductase C-terminal domain-containing protein; the encoded protein is EKPVYPANDTLFIGEVERIGHFTEACRACGECELAWTGGICPVTKCAKGLLNGPCGGAKNGKCELDPENDCAWILIYQKLQKLGQTDKLLQIKPPKDHSKAYHPRKITPQK